The genomic interval CCCCCGCCCGTCACGACCCGGCCCCCCGCGCGCCTCACGCCGCCGCCCCCGCCTCCTCCTTCGGCTCCACGTCCTTGACCGTGATCGTCAGGTCGTTGGTCACCGTGAAGTACGGGCGCAGCCGCACCTGCCCGCGCTCGGCCGCCGGGAAGGTGTCGATGCCCTTGCGGTCGGCGAAGTCGCCCGCGATCCGGCCCACGCGGACCAGCGCCGCCCCGGCCGCCGGGCGCACCCACAGGTCCCACAGGTCCTGCTCCTCCTCCGGCTTCACGCGCCGCGCCATCGGCTCGTACGGCAGCCGGCCGGAGCCGGCCGTCAGGGGCGCGCGGACGTCGCCCACCGAGCCGTCGCCGCCGCGCAGCCGGGCGATGATCTCCGCGCCCTCGCCGAAGGCGGCGCCGTGGGCGGTGAGGGTGAGGGTGACGCCGTCCTCGCCGACGCCCACCTCGGTGACCTCGGCGTGCTCGGGGCGCAGCCAGGCGCGCACCGCGAGGAAGCCGTCGCTGGTGGTGTACGGGACGCGGGCCGCGACGCCGTCCGCCGTCACCGCGAGCGGGCGGTTCAGCAGGGCCTTCTGCTCGACGAGCGCGGCGGTCAGCCGGCGGCGGGTCTTGTCGCCGGGGCGCTCGACGTAGGTGTCCCAGCGGCCCTCGGCCAGGGGCGCGGGCCCGAAGCGGGCCTCGACCCAGGCGCCGGGCTCGCGGCCGCCGGTGAGCGGGGCCTGGACGGAGGCGCGCTCCTTGCCCTTGGCGCCCCGCTGACGGAGCAGCGCGTGGGTGTCGGCGGCGGTGAGCTGCTCGGCGCGCAGCCTGACGGTCAGGGTGCCGTCGGCGGCGACGGCGCAGCGGGCCTCGGGGTGGGCGACGGCCTCGGGGGCCGGTGCGGCGACCGCCGGGGCGGCCTTGGCGCGTCCGCCGCCGAAGAGGCCGCGCAGCAGGCCCTTCTTCTTCTCGGGGGCGGCGGCCGTGGAGCCGGGCCGCAGTTCCTCGAACAGCTCCTCGTAGCGGTCGGCGATCCGGGCCGGTGCGTAGCGCAGGGCGGTCTCGCGGGCGGCCTTGCCGAGGCGCTCGCGCAGGGCCGGGTCGCCGGTGATCTTGAGGAGTGCGGCGGCGTAGGCGTCGACGGCGTCCGTGTCGTCCAGCGGGACGAGCACGCCGTCGGTGCCGTCGGTGAGGATCTCGCGCGGGCCGTAGGGGCAGTCGGTGGCGACGACCGGGAGGCCGGCGTGCATGGCCTCGACGATGGTCATGCCGAAGGACTCGGCGTCGGAGGCGACGGCGGCGACGGCGCCCTTGGACCACTCGGTCTCGATGGGCGAGCGGGCTCCCATGAGGGTGATGCGCTCGTAGAGGCCCAGGTCCTCGATCTGCTTGCGCAGCTTGGCCTTGGCGGGGCCGCGGCCGTAGATCCGCAGGTTCCAGTCGGGGCGCTCGGCGGCGATCTTCGCGAAGGCGGCGATCAGGC from Streptomyces albireticuli carries:
- a CDS encoding glycosyltransferase family 4 protein, whose translation is MKIEFLLHNAYGIGGTIRSTVNLAAALADRHEVRIVSVNRPVDEPELTLDPRVRLTPLVDLREGAETDEYATPLNQRPSEIFRDERIDNGRMAATALTDERVAAHLAATDADVVIATRPKLIGYLAKYGSERYLRLGQEHLTHEAHVPELHAVMDPAIAALDAFATVSEADAGHYREALPDARARVLAIPNAVPAPAAEPSDGTSNMIVSAGRLVAVKRYDRLIAAFAKIAAERPDWNLRIYGRGPAKAKLRKQIEDLGLYERITLMGARSPIETEWSKGAVAAVASDAESFGMTIVEAMHAGLPVVATDCPYGPREILTDGTDGVLVPLDDTDAVDAYAAALLKITGDPALRERLGKAARETALRYAPARIADRYEELFEELRPGSTAAAPEKKKGLLRGLFGGGRAKAAPAVAAPAPEAVAHPEARCAVAADGTLTVRLRAEQLTAADTHALLRQRGAKGKERASVQAPLTGGREPGAWVEARFGPAPLAEGRWDTYVERPGDKTRRRLTAALVEQKALLNRPLAVTADGVAARVPYTTSDGFLAVRAWLRPEHAEVTEVGVGEDGVTLTLTAHGAAFGEGAEIIARLRGGDGSVGDVRAPLTAGSGRLPYEPMARRVKPEEEQDLWDLWVRPAAGAALVRVGRIAGDFADRKGIDTFPAAERGQVRLRPYFTVTNDLTITVKDVEPKEEAGAAA